The sequence TGCGGTCAAGAACGCCCGTGAGATGGCGCTCCTGCCGTACACCGCCACGGCCCGCTGAGAGGAGGCACCGACATGAAGATCATCCTGACCCAGGAAGTTTCCGGTCTCGGTGCCCCCGGCGACATCGTCGAGGTCAAGAACGGCTACGGCCGTAACTACCTGCTGCCGCAGGGCTTCGCGATCAGCTGGACCAAGGGTGCGGAGAAGCAGGTCACGGTCATCAAGCGGGCCCGCTCGGCCCGCGAGATCCGCGACCTCGGCCACGCCAACGAGGTCAAGGACCAGCTCGAGGGTCTGAAGGTCACCCTGAAGGCCCGCGCCGGTGACGGTGGTCGGCTCTTCGGCTCGGTCACCCCGGCCGAGATCGTCGACGCGGTCAAGGCGGCCGGCGGCCCGGCCCTCGACCGCCGTCGGCTGGAGGTGCCCGGTCACATCAAGTCGACCGGCTCCTACCCGGTGCGGATCAAGCTGCACCCCGAGGTGTCCGCCAAGTTCGACCTCAACGTCGTTCAGGGCTGACACCCACCGCACGATGAAAGGGCCCGCACCGGACTCCGGTGCGGGCCCTTTCGCATGCCCTCGTTGCGACTGGCCGGCGGGCTCAACCGATCGGCTGACCGGTCACCGCGCTGATCATGACGGTGGACAGGCCCCCGCCGACCACCGCCGCGGCCAGCGCCACCGTCGCCGACCGCCAGGTCGTGCCCACCCGGCGCAGCAGCCCCGCGACGACGAGGCTGCTCACCAGCGCCAGCCCGAAGCGCGGCGCACCGGCCACCAGTGACGCGAAGGCGTGCGCCCGCGGCGAATCGCAGCCGCCGCCGCTGATGTCCGTCACGCACCCCGCCGGCGGCTGGCCGTCCAGGGTCAGCAGCCACCCGAAGACCAGCGCCGCCGGCAGCAGATAGCAGGCGGCGGTGTAGAGCAGCGGACGCAGCGGACCACCCGGATCCGGGTCCAGCAGGTCGTCCTCCAGGCGGCGGTTCCACACCCCGCCGCCGACCGAATCGATCCGGTCACGCCACGACGGCGCGGCGAGCGGCCCGGCCGGCTCCACCCGACGACGGGGAGACGGGCGCGGCCGCGGCGCGGTGTAGGCGATTGCCGGCGACCGGGGCGCCGACGACGGCGGGTCCATCCACCGCGGATCGTCCCCGGCCAGCCGCGTGCCGGACCAGAACCCGTCCGGCTGCTCCGGCCACGACCAACCCTCACCGGTCACCGGCTCCGCCGACCGGGGCGGCTCGGTACGGTCCCAGCGGCCGACGTCGGTGCGGTCCTCCCACCGGCTCGGCTCCTCGTACCGGTCCCGCCGGGCCAGGTCGCCACGGTCCCACTGGCCGGTGTCGGTGAGCCGGTCCCACTGGCCGGTGCTGTCGCCCTGATCCCACCGGGCGGCACTACCGCCGCCGTCCCAGCGGTCCTCGGGGCCCGAGCGCTGCCAGGCGTGCACCCCGGAGGCGTCCCACGGGTCCACCGCCGGCCGATACTCCGGTTCCGGCTCCGCCACCGGCTGGGTACGGCCCCACGGGTCGACCGCCGGGCGGGACCAGGCGTCGGCCGAGGCGCGCCGGCTGCGACGGGTCGGCCGCTCCACCTCCCGCACGGCCGCGCCCGACTCCTCGTCGGACTCCTCGACACCCGACCAGATCACCTGCGGACGGCGCGACGCCGACCGGCGCGGACGGGGCGTCGGCGCGGCACCAGAAATTGGCTCGTCCTCGAGGGAGTCGGCGCGCCGGCTGCCGACGTATCCCTGCTCCTGCGGACGGTCGAAGGTCCACTCCTGGGTGTGGTCGGACTCGGCCGCGGCGCCGATCGCCCGGGGCTCGCCCCAACTGCGCTCGCTGCGCCGCCCGCCCCCGGAGATCGGGCGATCGTCGTGCTCGTCGTCGTCCGGCGCGGCGTGCCGCCCCCGGCCGTCGGCGTGCGCGATGCCCGACTCCACGGCCCAGCGCGGCAGGTAGGCGTCGACCGGCTCCTGCTGGCCGCGCTCGACGGCCCGCCGTCGGCTGGGGGTGCGGTAACCCTCGCCCGCGTACCGGTAGGGATCGGCCGGAACAGCCTCGCCGAAGTCGTCCCACGGGGCGACCGGCTGACGCTCGCGCGGGCTGCCCTCCCCGCGCTCCCAGTCCCGGTAACTCACGGCCGGAGCGTGACCCTTCTCAACCGAAAGCGCAATCCGCTGTCCAGGTGTAGCCGTTCCCAGCAGATAGTACGGGAAATCCGAACCCAAAGCCTTACCGGAAAATATCCGTCCACAGGGTGGGGATGATGTTTCCGCAGGTCAGAGCCGACCGACCCAGAATTCCCCACCGGTTTTCCACAACCTGTGCACACGCTGCGCACATGCTCGTCCACTCCATCCACAGGTTGTCCCGAGGCTCGTCCACCGGCCTGGTTGGGGTCTGACCTCGGGTTCCGTATCGTGGGGCACCGACCGGTCGCGCGATCGCCCCCCGATCGACCGGCCGGGTCGATCGGAAGTTGTCGCACCCGGCCGGTAGAGCTGGTATCGACCCGACGCAGTGGAGGGGGATCCGTGTCGGTCACCGACGACATGCGGGCGGAGCCCCGGGCCGGCGGGCAGCCGCCCGCCCCTGCGCAGCGCGACGGGCAGTTCGACAAGACCCCGCCGCAGGACGTCGCCGCCGAGCAGTGCGTCATCGGCGGCATGCTGCTCTCCAAGGACGCCATCGCCGACGTCGTGGAGATCCTTAAGTCGAGCGACTTCTACCGGCCGGTGCACGCCACCATCTTCGACGCCATCCTGGACATTTACGGCCGGGGTGAGCCGGCCGACGGGATCACCGTCGCGGCCGCCCTGGCCGACTCCGGCGATCTCGCCCGGATCGGCGGCGCCCCCTATCTGCACACCTGCATGGCCGCAGTGCCGACAGCAGCGAACGCGGCGTACTACGCCCGGATCGTCGGCGAGCGCGCGGTGCTTCGTCGGCTGGTCGAGGCCGGCACGCGGATCGTGCAGCTCGGCTACGGCACCGCTGCTGGCGGTAGCCGAGACGTCGACGACGTGGTCGACCTCGCGCAGCAGGCGGTCTACGAGATCACCGAGCGCCGGGTCAGCGAGGACTTCGCGGTGCTGGCCGACATGCTCCAGCCGACGCTCGACGAGATCGAGGCGGTCGGGGCGCAGGGCGGGGTGATGACCGGCGTGCCGACCGGCTTCACCGACCTGGACCGGCTGCTCAACGGCCTGCACCCGGGTCAGTTGATCATCGTGGCGGGGCGACCCGGTCTCGGTAAGGCGCTCGCCCTGGACACCCCGCTGCCGACCCCGGACGGCTGGACCACCATGGGCGAGGTCCGGGTCGGCGACCAGTTGATGGGCGCTGACGGACGGCCGACGACGATCACCGCCGCCTTTGACGTGATGTACGACCGTCCCTGCTACGAGGTGGAGTTCTCCGACGGCAGCGTCATCGTGGCCGACGCCGAGCACCTGTGGAAGACGACTACGCGCGCCAGTCGTCGCGCCAGCGCGGCTCGTCGGGCGGTTGCGTGGTCGCCCGCTGCGGTGGACCGCCTGCGCCGGGCGGCATCCGAGGCGTCCGACGACGCTCGCATCAGCGTCGCCGACCTGCGGTCGGTGGTCGGCGGCGAGTTCGTTCACACCGCGCGCCGGGTGGCGCGGAGCCTCCCGCACCTGACTGCCCAGCCCGTGCGCGGGCGACGCGGTGGTCCGAGTGCCTACACCTACCCGGCCACAGAGCTGTACGGGCGACTTCTGGCTCGCGTGCGGACCTGGCGAGACACGGTCGCCGCCTCCGAACACGCCGGTGTTGTCACGACCGAACAGATCCGGGCGACGCTGCGTACACCCACAGCCGACCGTAGGCTCAACCATGCGGTGCTGAACGCCGGTGCGCTTCAACTGCCGGAGGCGGACCTGGCGGTGCCCCCGTACACCCTGGGTGCCTGGTTGGGCGACGGCCACAGCGCCGGTAGTCGGATCACCACCGTCGACACGGAGATCCTGCGGCGGATCGAGCTCGACGGGTTCGAGACGCAGCAGTCCACCTCGGAACCGACGCTGTACTCGATTCGGCCCCCGGCGTGCCCGATGTGTGGCCGGCGTCGCACGGGTTGCGCGGTCTGCGCCAACTCCCCGTCGTCGCTGGCGCAGTCGCTGCGTGCGATCGGCGTGCTCGACAACAAGCACGTTCCGAGGGCGTACCTGCGCGCCTCGGAAGCGCAGCGCCGAGCGTTGCTGGCGGGCCTGCTCGACACCGACGGCACCGTTACCAGCAGTGCCAATGTCCAGCTGACAACGACCTCGGCGAGGCTCGCCGAGGACGCGTACGAGTTGATCGTCAGCCTCGGATACCGATGCACGATCAGCCGCAAGATGGTCAAGGGGCGCAAGCCGGAAACCGCTATCGCGTACAACCTCAACTTCACCACGACCGACGACGTGTTCCACCTGCCCCGCAAGCGCGAGGCGCACCGCCTGCGCAGGCGCAGCGAGACCGCCGTCCGGGCCGACAGTCGTTTTGTCACCGACGTCCGGCGGGTGGACAGCGTGCCCGTCCGCTGTGTGACCGTCGACAACGACGACCACCTGTACTTGGCGGGCCGGTCCATGATCCCCACCCACAACAGCACCGCCAGCATGGACTTTGCCCGTAACGCGGCCATCCGCGCCAACCAGGCGGCGGCCATCTTCTCGCTGGAGATGAGCAAGGTCGAGATCGTCATGCGACTGCTCTCGGCCGAGGCGCGGGTCCCGCTGCACGTGCTGCGCAGCGGCCAGCTCTCCGACGACGACTGGACCAAACTGGCCCGCTGCATGGGCGAGATCAGCGAGGCCCCGCTCTTCGTCGACGACACGCCGAGCATGAACCTGATGGAGATCCGGGCGAAGGCGCGCCGGCTCAAGCAGAAGCACGATCTCAAGATGATCGTGGTCGACTACCTCCAGCTGATGACCTCGCCGAAGCGGACCGAGAGCCGCCAGCAGGAGGTCGCGGACCTCTCCCGTGGCCTCAAGCTGCTGGCCAAGGAGGTCGAGTGCCCGGTGATCGCGGTGAGCCAGCTGAACCGTGGCCCGGAACAGCGCACCGACAAGCGGCCCCAGCTGTCCGACCTGCGTGAGTCGGGCTGCCTCACCGCCGACACCAGGCTCATCCGCGCCGACAACAACTCCGAAGTCACGCTGGGTGAGCTGCTGGAGGCGGGGGCGAGGGAGATTCCGGTCTGGGCGCTCGACGAGAACCTCCGATACGCCCCGCGCACGATGACCCACGTCTTCCCCAGTGGCAACCGGGAAGTCTTCCGCCTGACCCTGGCCTCCGGAAAGCGAATCGACGCGACAGCCAACCATCCCTTCCTGACCTTCGCGGGTTGGATGCCGCTGGGTGAGCTGACGCCGGGAGCCCGTCTCGCCACGCCCAGGCACGTGCCGCCGCCCCTGGCCATCCGGCCCTGGGTTGAGGCTGAGGTGGTGCTGCTGGCGCATCTGCTCGGCGACGGCTCATTCGTGCGACGTCAGCCGATCCGTTACGCCAGTCGGGACGAGGAGAACCTGCAGGCTGTCGCGGAGGCCGCGAAGCACTTCGGTATCACCGCCGTTCGCGACGACTACGAGGCCGCCCGGGTCACCACGCTCCGGCTGCCCGCCCCCTACCGGCTGGCTCGCGGTCGGCGTAATCCGATCGCCGAGTGGCTGGACGGCCTCGGCCTGTTCGGCCTGAGGTCGCATGAGAAGTTCCTCCCCCAGTCGCTCTTCAGCCTGCCCAAGGAGCAGGTGACCCTCTTCCTCCGGCACCTGTGGGCGACTGACGGCTCGGTCTGTCTGAACAAGTCGGGCCGGGGTGGTCGGGTCTACTACTCCTCGACCAGTCGTCGGATGCTCGAGGACGTCTCCCGTCTGTTGCTCCGGTACGGCATCACGGCTCGGCTCAAGGTGGTGCCCGTGGCGCGTCATCGGCCTCAATACACCCTCGACATCTCGGGGCGGGACGACCAGCTGCGGTTCCTCCGCGAGATCGGAGTGCACGGTGAGCGGGCCAACAATTGTGTGCAGCTGCTCGCCTCGCTGGAGTCGATGGAGAGCAACACGAACGTCGACACCGTGCCGACCGAGGTGTGGACCAGGGTTCGCGAGATCCTGGTTGAGCAGGGCATGAGTCACCGCGATTTCGCGAAGGCCCTCGGCACCCAGTTCTGCGGAAGCACGCTGTGGAAGCACGCACCGAGCCGGTCGAGGCTCGCCAAGATCGCCGCCGTCCTGGATGCCGCCGACCTCGATCTGCACGCTACCAACGACATCTTCTGGGACGAGATCGTCTCGATCGAGTCCCTAGGGCAGCAGGACGTCTTCGACGCGACCGTGCTCGGGACCCA comes from Micromonospora purpureochromogenes and encodes:
- the rplI gene encoding 50S ribosomal protein L9, producing the protein MKIILTQEVSGLGAPGDIVEVKNGYGRNYLLPQGFAISWTKGAEKQVTVIKRARSAREIRDLGHANEVKDQLEGLKVTLKARAGDGGRLFGSVTPAEIVDAVKAAGGPALDRRRLEVPGHIKSTGSYPVRIKLHPEVSAKFDLNVVQG
- a CDS encoding replicative DNA helicase: MLLSKDAIADVVEILKSSDFYRPVHATIFDAILDIYGRGEPADGITVAAALADSGDLARIGGAPYLHTCMAAVPTAANAAYYARIVGERAVLRRLVEAGTRIVQLGYGTAAGGSRDVDDVVDLAQQAVYEITERRVSEDFAVLADMLQPTLDEIEAVGAQGGVMTGVPTGFTDLDRLLNGLHPGQLIIVAGRPGLGKALALDTPLPTPDGWTTMGEVRVGDQLMGADGRPTTITAAFDVMYDRPCYEVEFSDGSVIVADAEHLWKTTTRASRRASAARRAVAWSPAAVDRLRRAASEASDDARISVADLRSVVGGEFVHTARRVARSLPHLTAQPVRGRRGGPSAYTYPATELYGRLLARVRTWRDTVAASEHAGVVTTEQIRATLRTPTADRRLNHAVLNAGALQLPEADLAVPPYTLGAWLGDGHSAGSRITTVDTEILRRIELDGFETQQSTSEPTLYSIRPPACPMCGRRRTGCAVCANSPSSLAQSLRAIGVLDNKHVPRAYLRASEAQRRALLAGLLDTDGTVTSSANVQLTTTSARLAEDAYELIVSLGYRCTISRKMVKGRKPETAIAYNLNFTTTDDVFHLPRKREAHRLRRRSETAVRADSRFVTDVRRVDSVPVRCVTVDNDDHLYLAGRSMIPTHNSTASMDFARNAAIRANQAAAIFSLEMSKVEIVMRLLSAEARVPLHVLRSGQLSDDDWTKLARCMGEISEAPLFVDDTPSMNLMEIRAKARRLKQKHDLKMIVVDYLQLMTSPKRTESRQQEVADLSRGLKLLAKEVECPVIAVSQLNRGPEQRTDKRPQLSDLRESGCLTADTRLIRADNNSEVTLGELLEAGAREIPVWALDENLRYAPRTMTHVFPSGNREVFRLTLASGKRIDATANHPFLTFAGWMPLGELTPGARLATPRHVPPPLAIRPWVEAEVVLLAHLLGDGSFVRRQPIRYASRDEENLQAVAEAAKHFGITAVRDDYEAARVTTLRLPAPYRLARGRRNPIAEWLDGLGLFGLRSHEKFLPQSLFSLPKEQVTLFLRHLWATDGSVCLNKSGRGGRVYYSSTSRRMLEDVSRLLLRYGITARLKVVPVARHRPQYTLDISGRDDQLRFLREIGVHGERANNCVQLLASLESMESNTNVDTVPTEVWTRVREILVEQGMSHRDFAKALGTQFCGSTLWKHAPSRSRLAKIAAVLDAADLDLHATNDIFWDEIVSIESLGQQDVFDATVLGTHNFIANGIATHNSIEQDADVVILLHRDDYYDKESPRAGEADFIVAKHRNGPTDSITVAAQLHLSRFVDMAIV